One Punica granatum isolate Tunisia-2019 chromosome 3, ASM765513v2, whole genome shotgun sequence genomic window carries:
- the LOC116200680 gene encoding uncharacterized protein YKR070W, whose amino-acid sequence MRHQIFRIAASQKRSRDYVLRPFFANVSRSFSQGSSQPERPSFGVAFDIDGVILLGHTPVGGSPQALRRLYDDLGTLKIPYVFLTNGGGFRESKRALELSELLGIDILPSQVIQGHSPFKQLVNRFENELIIAVGKGEPAAVMSEYGFRNVLSIEEYTSYFDGIDPLAPYKKWTARETHDHSKFKRGDIVSKRVQAAFVVSDSVDWSRDIQVLCDILRTGGLPGREIGKQPYLYFANDDLEYQANFPSERLGMGAFRIALEAIYNRVHPEPLMYTSYGKPNPSVFRNAENILGSLVIPDKSSSHIQPRFRMLYMVGDNPKVDIRGARQAGVPWFSILTRTGVFKGKENHEEFPADLVVDTVEEAVDYILRRECTS is encoded by the exons ATGCGGCACCAGATCTTCAGAATCGCCGCCTCGCAGAAACGCAGCAGAGACTACGTCCTGCGGCCGTTCTTCGCCAATGTCTCGCGATCATTCTCGCAAGGCAGCTCGCAACCTGAACG GCCTTCGTTTGGAGTCGCATTCGATATCGACGGCGTGATCCTTCTCGGCCACACTCCCGTTGGTGGCTCTCCACAAGCGCTCAGGCGACTGTACGATGATTTAG GAACTTTGAAGATTCCGTATGTGTTCCTGACAAATG GAGGTGGATTTCGTGAATCCAAGAGAGCCCTCGAATTAAGTGAACTGTTGGGCATTGACATTTTACCATCACAG GTTATACAGGGTCACTCGCCTTTTAAACAGCTGGTAAACAG ATTTGAGAATGAACTGATAATTGCTGTGGGTAAAGGAGAGCCTGCAGCTGTAATGTCTGAATATGGGTTCAG GAATGTACTTTCTATTGAAGAGTACACGTCCTACTTCGATGGCATTGATCCATTGGCACCTTATAAAAAATGGACAGCCAGGGAAACTCACGATCACAGCAAGTTCAAGAGAGGTGACATAGTATCGAAGAGAGTGCAGGCAGCATTTGTTGTTAGCGACTCAGTTGACTGGAGTAGAGACATCCAG GTTCTCTGTGACATACTGAGGACGGGTGGTCTTCCCGGAAGGGAGATTGGAAAGCAGCCTTATCTTTATTTTGCAAATGATGACCTTGAATATCAG GCAAACTTTCCTTCTGAACGTCTTGGCATGGGCGCTTTCAGAATTGCACTGGAAGCCATCTACAACAG GGTTCATCCTGAGCCGTTGATGTACACGTCATATGGGAAACCAAACCCATCTGTGTTCAGGAATGCCGAGAACATATTGGGAAGTCTAGTGATTCCTGATAAAAGCAGCTCTCACATTCAGCCTCGCTTTAGAATGCTCTATATGGTTGGGGACAACCCCAAAGTGGACATCAGAGGTGCCCGACAG GCAGGAGTACCCTGGTTTTCCATTTTAACAAGGACTGGGGTCTTTAAGGGGAAAGAAAATCATGAAGAGTTCCCGGCTGATCTG GTTGTGGATACCGTAGAGGAGGCCGTGGATTACATCCTCAGAAGAGAGTGCACGTCTTGA